The proteins below are encoded in one region of Aquisphaera giovannonii:
- a CDS encoding cbb3-type cytochrome c oxidase subunit I codes for MPTIPALIRWHGYAALASVLYVAGLGLVMSIRFHAPGWLGDIPWLSWGRLRYAHTQGLFFGWLGNAFLAFLYFVVPRLAARPVTGVRLGWALFAVWNGLLVLAGWGLVQAGVSQPLEWAEFPLPVDGAATLGLLLAVAQFVVPLLRARVPSLYVSAWYILGGLTFTLLAYPVGNVVPEYLPGARGATFSGLWIHDAVGLFVTPLALAIAYAVIPAVSGRPIFSHFLSMIGFWLLFLLYPLNGTHHYVFSSIPMEAQKGAIVASVYLGVDVILVVTNLLLSLRGRSAVVGSDIPLLYVWTGTVAYLVVSLQGSAQSIMPLNRFTHFTDWVIGHSHLAMIGFASFTALGGLLHAWRLTPGCRYNRAAAGWSFWLLSLGLAAMVLDLTAAGLVQGQLWRGDLPWMDSVRASAPFWWARSISGGVVLAGFLAVVTSMTTGPLVVPAPGREADAGSAQQDGAEEEVAGARWLKDAYVLVAGAGVGLFAFSFVVLGLWPNRDLRDQIARTRPTGSGAMSASEARGRLVYAREGCMNCHSQLVRFTEEDVRRFGPASRAWEGDGDAPQMWGTRRIGPDLAREGGRRPRDWQLAHLWNPRHVVPDSIMPGYPWLFDGSPTRPRSEALDLVNYLGSLGRDARLAGLSGPGPLPGRDPEEERRKGMFCDCSIPRTAGKAPIWDMALAVGEGDRFARRGAGVFARDCAGCHGPEGRGDGPAAVALTPAPRDLTVARFSDRRLSESLWNGIRGSSMPPWNDLTAGDLRGLVAFLGTIAPSDPSPELDAEERAAARGLFARQCAVCHGPEGRGDGPSAAILAPIPTDFHEVRPTTAYAESALARGVRGSAMPRWAGKLTPEEQKLLARYVRSFFGKE; via the coding sequence ATGCCCACGATCCCGGCCCTGATCCGCTGGCACGGCTACGCCGCCCTGGCGAGCGTGCTCTACGTGGCCGGGCTCGGGCTGGTGATGTCGATCCGATTCCACGCGCCGGGCTGGCTCGGCGACATCCCCTGGCTGTCTTGGGGGCGGCTCCGCTACGCCCACACTCAGGGGCTCTTCTTCGGCTGGCTGGGGAACGCCTTCCTGGCCTTCCTGTACTTCGTCGTGCCCCGGCTGGCGGCCCGCCCGGTCACGGGCGTCCGGCTCGGCTGGGCGTTGTTTGCCGTCTGGAACGGGCTGCTGGTGCTGGCCGGCTGGGGGCTCGTCCAGGCCGGGGTGAGCCAGCCGCTCGAGTGGGCCGAGTTCCCGCTGCCGGTCGACGGGGCGGCGACGCTGGGGCTGCTCCTGGCCGTCGCCCAGTTCGTCGTGCCGCTGCTGCGGGCCAGGGTGCCGAGCCTGTACGTCTCGGCCTGGTACATCCTGGGCGGGCTGACCTTCACCCTGCTGGCCTACCCGGTCGGCAATGTCGTCCCCGAATACCTCCCCGGCGCGCGGGGGGCGACGTTCAGCGGGCTCTGGATCCACGACGCCGTGGGGCTGTTCGTCACCCCGCTGGCCCTCGCGATCGCCTACGCCGTCATCCCGGCCGTCTCCGGCCGGCCGATCTTCAGCCACTTCCTGTCGATGATCGGGTTCTGGCTGCTGTTCCTCCTGTACCCGCTGAACGGCACGCACCATTACGTCTTCTCGTCGATCCCGATGGAGGCGCAGAAGGGGGCGATCGTCGCCTCCGTCTACCTCGGGGTCGACGTGATCCTGGTCGTGACGAACCTGCTGCTCTCGCTCCGCGGCCGGTCGGCCGTCGTCGGCTCCGACATACCGCTGCTCTACGTCTGGACCGGGACGGTCGCCTACCTGGTCGTCAGCCTGCAGGGCTCGGCCCAGTCGATCATGCCGCTGAACCGCTTCACCCACTTCACGGATTGGGTGATCGGCCATTCGCACCTGGCGATGATCGGGTTCGCCTCGTTCACGGCCCTGGGGGGGCTGCTGCACGCCTGGCGGCTGACGCCGGGCTGCCGGTACAACCGGGCGGCGGCCGGATGGTCGTTCTGGCTGCTGTCCCTCGGGCTGGCGGCGATGGTCCTCGACCTGACGGCGGCCGGGCTGGTCCAGGGGCAGCTCTGGCGGGGCGACCTGCCCTGGATGGACTCCGTGCGGGCCTCGGCCCCGTTCTGGTGGGCCCGCTCGATCTCGGGCGGCGTCGTCCTGGCCGGATTCCTCGCCGTCGTGACGTCGATGACGACCGGCCCGCTCGTCGTCCCGGCACCGGGGCGAGAGGCCGACGCCGGGTCGGCCCAGCAGGACGGGGCCGAGGAGGAGGTGGCCGGGGCCCGCTGGCTCAAGGACGCCTACGTGCTGGTCGCCGGCGCCGGGGTCGGCCTGTTCGCCTTCTCGTTCGTCGTCCTGGGCCTCTGGCCGAATCGGGATCTGCGGGACCAGATCGCCCGGACGCGGCCGACCGGCTCGGGGGCGATGTCGGCGTCCGAGGCCCGGGGCCGGCTGGTCTACGCCCGCGAGGGGTGCATGAACTGCCACTCGCAGCTCGTCCGATTCACCGAGGAGGACGTACGGCGGTTCGGGCCGGCGAGCCGGGCGTGGGAGGGCGACGGCGATGCCCCCCAGATGTGGGGGACCCGGCGGATCGGCCCGGACCTGGCCCGCGAGGGCGGGCGGAGGCCGAGGGACTGGCAACTCGCCCACCTCTGGAACCCCCGGCACGTCGTCCCCGATTCGATCATGCCCGGCTATCCGTGGCTGTTCGACGGCTCGCCGACCCGACCGAGATCGGAGGCGCTCGACCTGGTGAACTACCTGGGATCGCTGGGGCGGGATGCCCGGCTGGCGGGCCTCTCCGGCCCGGGTCCGCTGCCGGGCCGCGACCCCGAGGAGGAGCGACGCAAGGGGATGTTCTGCGACTGCTCCATACCCCGGACCGCGGGCAAGGCCCCGATCTGGGACATGGCGCTGGCGGTCGGCGAGGGGGACCGATTCGCCCGCAGGGGGGCCGGGGTGTTCGCCCGCGACTGCGCCGGGTGCCACGGGCCGGAGGGCCGAGGGGACGGGCCGGCGGCGGTCGCCTTGACCCCCGCCCCTCGCGACCTGACCGTCGCCCGGTTCTCCGACCGCCGCCTGAGCGAATCCCTCTGGAATGGGATCCGGGGTTCGTCCATGCCCCCCTGGAACGACCTGACCGCCGGGGACCTGCGGGGGCTGGTCGCCTTCCTGGGGACGATCGCCCCATCGGATCCGTCGCCCGAGCTCGATGCGGAAGAGCGGGCGGCGGCCCGAGGACTCTTCGCCAGGCAATGCGCCGTCTGCCACGGGCCGGAGGGCCGAGGGGACGGGCCGTCCGCGGCGATCCTGGCCCCGATCCCGACGGACTTCCACGAAGTCCGGCCCACGACGGCCTATGCCGAGTCGGCCCTGGCCCGCGGGGTCCGGGGCTCGGCGATGCCCCGCTGGGCGGGCAAGCTCACACCGGAGGAGCAGAAGCTCCTGGCCCGCTACGTCCGTTCCTTCTTCGGCAAGGAGTGA
- a CDS encoding molybdopterin-dependent oxidoreductase yields the protein MTRREWMLGMGVSLASTGCSGGRPGLPVPDGEGDTVGRFPGKVAMRIVNDRPPCLETPWRYFQDDLTPNEAFYVRWHLQAFPMAVDLRAWRLRVGGAVDRPLELSMDDLRRLGEDEVVAVNQCSGNSRGLFGPRVPGAQWRHGAMGNARWAGVGLARLLRMAGVGRDAVEVTFDGLDEGPLASVPDFVKSLAIDHALRPEVTVAYSMNGRPLPALNGFPARLVVPGWYATYWVKCLHRITVLPRRFDGYWMAKAYHIPATPNGVEDPLATSTGPTVPISRMNVRSLVTSPESGATLAAGRPVEVAGIAFDGGSGIRAVEVSTDGGSTWVESTLGDDLGRYSFRRWRHRWTPTSPGEHRLRCRATAGDGQVQPDVAGWNRGGYMRNVVEELTVHVT from the coding sequence ATGACGCGTCGGGAGTGGATGCTCGGGATGGGGGTTTCCCTGGCGTCCACCGGCTGTTCCGGTGGACGCCCCGGGCTCCCCGTGCCCGATGGCGAGGGGGATACCGTCGGTCGGTTCCCGGGGAAGGTGGCGATGCGGATCGTGAACGACCGGCCGCCCTGCCTGGAGACCCCGTGGCGGTACTTCCAGGATGACTTGACGCCGAACGAGGCGTTCTACGTCCGCTGGCACCTCCAGGCATTCCCGATGGCGGTCGATCTGCGGGCCTGGCGGCTCCGCGTCGGCGGGGCCGTGGACCGTCCCCTGGAGTTGTCGATGGACGACCTCCGGCGACTCGGCGAGGATGAGGTGGTGGCCGTCAATCAGTGCTCGGGCAACTCCCGCGGCCTGTTCGGGCCGCGGGTCCCCGGGGCCCAGTGGCGGCACGGGGCGATGGGCAACGCCCGCTGGGCGGGCGTCGGGCTCGCCCGGCTGCTGAGGATGGCGGGGGTCGGGCGGGACGCCGTCGAGGTCACCTTCGACGGCCTGGACGAGGGCCCGCTCGCCTCGGTCCCCGACTTCGTCAAGTCGCTCGCCATCGACCACGCCCTCCGGCCGGAAGTCACGGTGGCGTACTCGATGAACGGCCGGCCCCTGCCGGCGCTCAATGGCTTCCCGGCCCGGCTGGTGGTCCCCGGCTGGTATGCCACCTACTGGGTCAAGTGCCTGCACCGGATCACCGTCCTGCCCCGCCGCTTCGACGGCTACTGGATGGCCAAGGCCTACCACATCCCGGCCACCCCCAACGGCGTCGAGGATCCCCTCGCGACGTCGACCGGGCCCACCGTCCCGATCAGCCGGATGAACGTCCGCTCGCTCGTCACGTCCCCCGAGTCGGGGGCGACGCTGGCGGCGGGACGGCCGGTCGAGGTCGCCGGGATCGCCTTCGACGGAGGCAGCGGCATCCGGGCCGTCGAGGTCTCGACCGACGGCGGCTCGACCTGGGTCGAGTCGACCCTCGGCGACGACCTGGGCCGATACTCCTTCCGCCGCTGGCGGCACCGATGGACCCCGACGTCGCCGGGCGAGCACAGGCTCCGGTGCCGGGCCACGGCCGGAGATGGCCAGGTGCAGCCCGACGTCGCGGGCTGGAACCGGGGCGGGTACATGAGGAACGTGGTGGAGGAGTTGACCGTCCATGTCACCTGA
- a CDS encoding HD domain-containing protein — protein sequence MAEVIAGIRIPDSKLAREATDLLREHGTPLLYAHSLRVFLFGAIRGRHRGLQVDHELLYAGAVFHDFGLTPKYRSRDHRFEVDGANAARDFLRANGIGEEQAGVVWDAIALHTTPEIPWHKRPEIALVTGGVEADVLGDGLDEIAEEDRASVLAAYPRLDFKKGIVRAFADGFGYRPETTFGTMNTDVLERTQPDYRRVNFCDLIAANPLGG from the coding sequence ATGGCTGAAGTCATCGCGGGGATCCGGATCCCCGACAGCAAGCTCGCCCGCGAGGCGACCGACCTGCTCCGGGAGCACGGCACGCCCCTGCTGTACGCCCACTCGCTGAGGGTCTTCCTCTTCGGGGCGATCCGCGGCCGCCATCGGGGGCTGCAAGTTGATCACGAGCTGCTCTACGCCGGGGCCGTCTTCCACGACTTCGGGCTCACGCCGAAGTACCGGAGCCGGGACCACCGGTTCGAGGTAGACGGGGCGAATGCGGCCCGCGACTTCCTGCGGGCCAACGGCATCGGGGAGGAGCAGGCGGGGGTCGTCTGGGACGCGATCGCGCTGCACACGACCCCGGAGATCCCCTGGCACAAGCGCCCGGAGATCGCGCTGGTGACCGGCGGGGTCGAGGCCGACGTCCTCGGCGACGGGCTCGACGAGATCGCCGAGGAGGACCGGGCGAGCGTCCTCGCCGCGTACCCGCGGCTCGACTTCAAGAAGGGGATCGTCCGGGCGTTCGCCGACGGTTTCGGTTACCGGCCGGAGACGACGTTCGGGACCATGAACACGGACGTCCTCGAGCGGACGCAGCCCGACTATCGCCGCGTCAACTTCTGCGACCTGATCGCGGCCAACCCGTTGGGGGGGTGA
- a CDS encoding MBL fold metallo-hydrolase codes for MEPVNELTLPGTDVTAADRAQGSILFVGTATVILRYAGFTILTDPNFLHRGDHVHLGHGMTATRRTDPALELEALPPVDFVVLSHMHEDHFDREVERKLDRGLPIVTTPHAAADLTAKGFRAARALKTWETLTVTKGGVRIRITSMPGAHGPGFLAKVLPDVMGSLLEFENPRGGSAFRIYITGDTLLFDELKEIPRRFPDIDLALLHLGGTMFFGVVMVTMDPRQGVEVIRLVKPKTAIPIHYDDYSAFQWALGDTAQPPDDPHGWWRGTNVMSFEEFTAMAKYAAPGTEVHILRRGEAYTFEVPESRR; via the coding sequence ATGGAACCCGTCAATGAGCTGACCTTGCCCGGCACCGACGTGACCGCGGCCGATCGGGCGCAAGGGTCGATCCTCTTCGTCGGCACGGCGACCGTCATCCTCCGCTACGCGGGGTTCACGATCCTCACCGACCCGAACTTCCTGCACAGGGGCGACCACGTCCACCTCGGCCACGGCATGACGGCGACCCGCCGGACCGACCCGGCGCTCGAGTTGGAGGCGCTGCCGCCGGTCGACTTCGTCGTGCTCTCGCACATGCACGAGGACCACTTCGACCGCGAGGTCGAGCGGAAGCTCGACCGCGGCCTGCCGATCGTCACCACGCCCCACGCAGCCGCCGACCTGACCGCGAAGGGCTTCCGCGCGGCCAGGGCGCTGAAGACATGGGAGACCCTGACCGTCACCAAGGGGGGCGTACGAATCCGGATCACGTCGATGCCCGGCGCCCACGGCCCGGGGTTCCTCGCGAAGGTGCTCCCGGACGTGATGGGGAGCCTGCTCGAATTCGAGAACCCGCGCGGCGGCTCCGCCTTCCGGATCTACATCACCGGCGACACCCTCCTGTTCGACGAGCTGAAGGAGATCCCCCGCCGGTTCCCCGACATCGACCTGGCGCTGCTGCACCTCGGCGGCACGATGTTCTTCGGCGTGGTGATGGTGACGATGGACCCGAGGCAGGGCGTGGAGGTGATCCGGCTCGTCAAGCCGAAGACGGCCATCCCGATCCATTACGACGACTACAGCGCATTCCAGTGGGCCCTCGGCGACACAGCCCAGCCGCCGGACGACCCGCACGGCTGGTGGCGCGGGACGAATGTCATGTCGTTCGAGGAGTTCACCGCGATGGCGAAGTATGCCGCGCCCGGCACCGAGGTGCACATCCTCCGGCGGGGCGAGGCGTATACCTTCGAGGTCCCCGAGAGCCGCCGTTGA